Part of the Fibrobacter sp. genome, TAGCACCGCAAACACCTGCAGCCAATTCCAGGTCCGAACCCACCATGCTGATTTTCGGCATGATCTCGTGGCCCTTGCCAATGAGTGCAGCGCCACGAACGGGTTCGCAAATCTTGCCATTGCGAATCACGTAGCCTTCATCCACTGCAAAGTTGAATTCGCCAGTAGCCGGATTTACGGAGCCACCCGCCATACGGGCGGCGTACAGGCCGTAATCTACGCTAGAAATCATGTCGTCCAAGGTGTTATTGCCCGGGGCAATAAAAGTGTTACGCATGCGGCTTACAGGGGCGTACTTGTAGCTTTCGCGGCGAGCGCTTCCAGTACGGGCAATGCCCACTTCCTGGGCACCAACACGGTCCGACATGTAGGTTTTCAGCACACCGTTTTCAATAAGAACCGTACGTTCCGTAGGCGTACCTTCGTCATCCACCTTCAGGCTTCCCCAGACACCATCCAAGGTTCCATCGTCGATGGCGGTAAGGCAAGGCTGGCCAATGACCTCGTTCAACTTGCCACAGAAGGGGCTTGCATTACGGCGGATGGATTCTGTTTCCAGCGGATGACCGCAGGCTTCATGGAAGATGACTCCGCCAAAGCCATTGCCCATGATTACAGGCATCTGCCCGCCATTGATATAGCCGGCGGTCAGCATGCGAAGAACACGTTCACCAGCGGAGTTCGCCATTTCCTCCGGAGAGTAATTAGCCAGCAGTTCATAGCCGCCAATGGCTCCCGGTCGTTCAGCAGACGTCAAACGTTCCGTGCCATCTGTAGCTGTAACGCTAACGCTTAAACGCAAATGACTGCGGTCCATTTCAATGTTCAAGCCTTCGCTGTTCAACAAATTGATATGGGAACAATCGTCGGAAACGCTTACGGCAACCTGTGCAACCTTGTCGGACATGGCTCGAGCAGCCTTGTCTGCCCTGAACAAGAAATCCTGCTTCACAGCCTGGCCCAGAATTCGAGGATCCTGGAATGCACTTGCATTGTAATCACACACGCGCTTTGCCGGCGCAAACTCAAAAGGCTTTGCTGCAGAGCCAACCCCACCATTCATGGCGGCAATACGGCCAAAAGCCAAAGTCTTTACCAAGTTCACCAGGGCCTCTTCGGATTCATCGCTGGTAAAACCGTAAAGCACCTCAGTACCGTAAAGCAAACGA contains:
- a CDS encoding TldD/PmbA family protein: MNPSTAIKIFEAGKSAGADFVEIFEEETRSSTLGLKSSQIESATAGTDFGIGIRLLYGTEVLYGFTSDESEEALVNLVKTLAFGRIAAMNGGVGSAAKPFEFAPAKRVCDYNASAFQDPRILGQAVKQDFLFRADKAARAMSDKVAQVAVSVSDDCSHINLLNSEGLNIEMDRSHLRLSVSVTATDGTERLTSAERPGAIGGYELLANYSPEEMANSAGERVLRMLTAGYINGGQMPVIMGNGFGGVIFHEACGHPLETESIRRNASPFCGKLNEVIGQPCLTAIDDGTLDGVWGSLKVDDEGTPTERTVLIENGVLKTYMSDRVGAQEVGIARTGSARRESYKYAPVSRMRNTFIAPGNNTLDDMISSVDYGLYAARMAGGSVNPATGEFNFAVDEGYVIRNGKICEPVRGAALIGKGHEIMPKISMVGSDLELAAGVCGASSGHVPVTVGQPSIKVDQILVGGR